One Schlesneria paludicola DSM 18645 DNA segment encodes these proteins:
- a CDS encoding lactonase family protein produces the protein MTWNRVCFSFFLVMGAMLTESASTTRADDPVLFITSFAAGEQGGIQAYQFNVMTGALTPKHRTSGVEHPFFIALSPDKRFLYSIHAKSFGGKDSEEVAAYALDGRSGQMTLLNRQSSRGTASCYLDVDSTGNTVLVANYSTGNIASFPVKKDGALGESVSFFQHVGSSVDPARQTGANAHCIVVSPDNRFALVADLGIDQILTYRLDAATSKLSPSEPPFIKSPAGAGPRHLTFHPNGRYVYVINELKNSVTLYDYATASGQLTERQTISTLPPDFTGVTHTADVKITPDGRYLYGTNRGHDSIAAYRIADDGTLTLIEIVPSRGQGPQNLLIAGHGAWLICANMPGNNVAVFQIDAKTGKLSATGEPVSQISPSCIRLLP, from the coding sequence ATGACTTGGAACAGAGTCTGCTTTTCCTTTTTCCTGGTGATGGGTGCCATGTTGACTGAATCCGCTTCCACGACGCGGGCCGACGATCCCGTGCTGTTTATTACCTCGTTCGCGGCCGGCGAACAGGGGGGCATCCAGGCCTATCAGTTCAACGTGATGACGGGAGCTTTAACACCGAAGCATCGAACATCCGGTGTCGAACATCCCTTCTTCATTGCACTTTCTCCTGACAAGCGGTTCCTGTATTCGATCCACGCCAAGTCCTTCGGCGGAAAAGATTCCGAAGAGGTCGCTGCTTACGCGCTCGATGGTCGCAGTGGTCAGATGACGCTGCTGAATCGGCAATCGAGTCGCGGCACGGCGAGCTGTTATCTCGATGTGGACTCAACCGGCAATACGGTCCTCGTTGCGAACTATTCCACCGGCAACATTGCGTCGTTTCCGGTCAAGAAGGATGGGGCATTGGGTGAATCGGTTTCGTTCTTTCAACATGTCGGCTCAAGCGTCGATCCGGCTCGTCAAACTGGCGCGAACGCGCACTGTATCGTCGTTAGTCCCGACAATCGATTCGCACTGGTGGCCGACCTGGGCATTGACCAGATTCTCACCTATCGCCTCGATGCGGCGACCTCGAAACTGTCGCCGTCTGAGCCGCCTTTTATCAAGTCGCCAGCAGGCGCGGGACCGCGGCACCTGACATTCCATCCCAACGGCCGCTATGTCTACGTCATCAATGAACTGAAGAACTCGGTGACGCTCTATGACTATGCAACGGCATCGGGGCAGTTGACCGAACGCCAAACGATTTCGACGTTGCCGCCGGACTTCACTGGTGTGACACATACCGCGGATGTGAAGATTACGCCAGACGGTCGGTATTTGTATGGAACCAACCGAGGCCATGACAGCATTGCCGCGTATCGGATCGCTGACGATGGCACGCTGACGTTGATTGAGATTGTCCCGAGTCGTGGTCAGGGACCACAGAATCTGTTGATTGCCGGGCATGGGGCGTGGCTGATTTGTGCCAATATGCCGGGCAACAATGTGGCGGTGTTTCAGATCGATGCCAAGACCGGCAAGTTGAGCGCCACCGGGGAACCGGTCTCGCAAATCAGCCCATCCTGTATCCGCTTGTTGCCGTAG
- a CDS encoding alpha/beta fold hydrolase encodes MMLASPSDEATTTGDRLVGVPIAAQSMAFYLNGRGGPCFAWLHEHPSQKSLNHGIVICSPLGYEQIHSHRTLRHLANTLAMHRLPTLRFDWHGTGDSPGFDEDSDRVGTWLSNIHDAIHWMRETLGCEQITVIGLRLGATLATLATTESQIDNLILWAPVVKGRAYAREMKAISLTSDAPARPAAPTNDVEAAGFKLTSETIASFGVIDLMKSPPDCGRILIATPAERPDDGKLSEHWSSLGLRVQQISTAGYDEMMAEPHRTEVPDTAIQQLVDWLMDGTSNSLQHLTPRQSASFPASIELTSGPTMAATAHASIREATFTINGQPQLFGIVSEPKESPSYDHPMIVLLNGGSTYRVGPNRLNVHLARRLAAEGFRCLRIDLCGLGDSPIEPGGRENDPYPTTTFRDIDLVIRELQQQLGATRIVMAGLCSGAYAAFQSAAQISNPALVESVLINPLTFFWKEGMTLSDSPTNALRSFHYYQSVAIDPKKWLRLLSGRSKIGVRGAISMVFQRYGRRKSVAASHDSSLSDTAPSSGLGHPREEDLPGDLGRIEQAGRHLAMFFSVSDPGYEILNYHAKRKAQDLRARGNLNIEFIEDADHTFTVTAARNDLIDGIIRHLHRRYPS; translated from the coding sequence ATGATGTTGGCATCCCCGAGCGATGAGGCGACCACTACGGGAGACAGACTTGTGGGTGTTCCGATCGCCGCACAGAGCATGGCGTTCTACTTGAATGGCCGCGGTGGCCCTTGCTTTGCATGGCTGCACGAGCATCCTTCTCAGAAAAGCTTGAATCATGGCATCGTGATCTGCTCGCCGTTGGGATACGAACAGATCCATTCCCACCGCACCCTGCGGCACCTGGCCAACACGCTGGCGATGCACCGCCTGCCGACGCTGCGATTCGACTGGCATGGGACAGGAGATTCACCCGGGTTCGACGAAGATTCTGATCGCGTCGGTACGTGGTTGTCGAATATCCACGATGCAATCCACTGGATGCGCGAGACGCTTGGCTGCGAGCAGATCACAGTAATTGGACTACGCCTGGGCGCAACGCTCGCCACTCTGGCGACGACGGAAAGTCAGATCGACAACTTGATCCTTTGGGCTCCAGTTGTCAAAGGACGCGCCTATGCCCGCGAGATGAAAGCGATCAGCCTGACCTCGGATGCCCCCGCGCGACCTGCCGCTCCCACGAACGACGTCGAAGCGGCCGGATTTAAACTCACCAGCGAAACGATCGCCAGCTTCGGTGTGATTGACCTGATGAAATCGCCGCCCGACTGTGGCCGGATTCTGATCGCGACTCCGGCCGAGCGGCCCGACGATGGCAAGTTGTCTGAGCACTGGAGTTCACTCGGCCTTCGTGTCCAGCAGATCTCCACCGCTGGCTACGACGAGATGATGGCGGAGCCGCATCGCACTGAAGTCCCCGATACCGCCATCCAGCAATTGGTCGATTGGTTGATGGATGGCACGAGCAATTCTTTGCAGCATCTGACACCGCGACAATCGGCCTCGTTTCCCGCTTCGATTGAACTGACCAGTGGCCCGACCATGGCAGCCACCGCACACGCTTCGATCCGTGAAGCGACGTTTACAATCAACGGGCAACCGCAACTGTTTGGCATTGTCAGCGAACCGAAGGAATCCCCTTCTTACGATCATCCCATGATCGTATTGCTCAATGGAGGATCGACCTATCGTGTTGGTCCGAATCGACTGAACGTGCACCTTGCCAGACGGCTCGCCGCGGAAGGCTTCCGTTGCCTTAGAATCGATCTCTGCGGATTGGGTGATAGCCCTATCGAACCCGGGGGCCGCGAGAATGATCCTTATCCCACAACGACCTTTCGAGACATTGATCTGGTCATTCGTGAACTCCAACAGCAACTTGGCGCCACACGCATTGTCATGGCGGGACTGTGCTCGGGGGCGTATGCGGCCTTTCAATCGGCCGCACAGATTTCCAACCCCGCACTCGTCGAATCCGTGTTGATCAACCCGCTGACCTTCTTCTGGAAAGAAGGAATGACGTTAAGCGATTCACCCACGAATGCGCTACGATCATTCCACTATTACCAGAGCGTCGCGATCGACCCCAAGAAATGGCTTCGCCTGCTTTCCGGCAGAAGCAAGATCGGTGTTCGCGGCGCGATCTCCATGGTCTTCCAGCGATATGGTCGCCGGAAATCGGTCGCGGCATCGCACGACTCATCATTGTCCGACACCGCCCCTTCGAGTGGTTTGGGACACCCGCGCGAGGAAGATCTACCAGGCGACCTTGGCCGCATCGAACAAGCCGGACGTCACCTCGCCATGTTCTTTTCGGTGTCCGATCCTGGCTACGAAATTCTCAACTACCACGCCAAGCGAAAAGCCCAGGACTTGCGTGCACGGGGCAACCTGAACATCGAGTTCATCGAAGACGCCGACCATACCTTCACCGTGACCGCCGCCCGCAACGATTTGATCGACGGGATCATACGACACCTCCATCGCCGATACCCATCGTAG
- a CDS encoding glycoside hydrolase family 2 protein, protein MLAIQERDDPTTPTLPLGEWSCCSHASGSITSPSQLDALPAEWLATSVPGTVAATLESVGRWDMQHPTNIDALDWWYRTSFAGPNPSESNVDQRRWLCFDGLASLAEIWLNGEQLLTTDNAFRRYTIDVTRQLDSNNELVIGFRSVTADLQKKRPRPRWKTNLVGQQQLRWRRTPLLGRIPGWSPPVPAIGPWRAIRLEQASASLTDIHLTTRLEGTTGIVSLSADLSAAVPIDRVLLRVGELECNIEITKGGRADTTGSDVRLSGELRVPDAPLWWPHTHGSQPQLPCRVVLESGSNQFTLHHRSVGFRTLSVCREQGFSLSINGEPIYCRGACWTVSNVFTLDGTEQSLRHDLTLAREAGANMLRVVGTMIYESDTFYRLCDELGILVWQDMMFANMDYPVDDPAFAANIESEATEQLRRLASHPSIVVYCGNSEVEQQAAMLGMPRERWSNPWFAERLPALCAELHPGTTYVPSTPTGGVLPFHPSTGISHFYGVGAYLRPPTELRQAGVKFTPECLGFANLPEPDTINLITEGALPTMHHPKWKQRVPRDTGAGWDFEDVRDHYLKQLFNVDPVMLRSTDMPRYLDLSRVVPGEMMAQTFSEWRSSHSENRGGLVWFFKDLWPAAGWGLIDSTGLPKATYYFLKRTWRNRQIVITDEGLNGLHIHSINESNERWTGSVEVTLWKEPNVIVARKEVPLELPARGRQCISADEVLGSFYDANYAYRFGPPHHDVVIVSLLDADRRIISDASYFVRRRESIMASATINTEVRQTSPTECQLTIESDRFLHDVRLRIGGFRPDDNDFHLPPQRKKVVRLIATGTRPSVLRGEIEALNLETPTSVSLILNRDEQ, encoded by the coding sequence ATGCTCGCGATTCAAGAACGTGACGACCCAACGACGCCGACGCTGCCGCTCGGTGAATGGTCGTGCTGTTCGCATGCATCTGGCTCGATCACGAGTCCTTCACAGCTCGACGCGCTGCCCGCAGAATGGCTGGCAACGTCGGTCCCGGGAACCGTCGCAGCAACGCTCGAGTCTGTCGGCCGCTGGGACATGCAACATCCGACAAACATTGATGCCCTGGATTGGTGGTACCGGACGTCGTTTGCAGGCCCCAACCCCAGCGAGTCGAATGTCGATCAGCGGCGCTGGCTATGTTTCGACGGTTTAGCCAGCCTGGCCGAGATCTGGCTGAATGGCGAACAGCTCCTGACGACCGACAATGCGTTTCGCCGATACACGATCGATGTGACGCGGCAACTCGACAGCAACAATGAACTCGTCATCGGCTTTCGCTCAGTGACGGCGGATCTGCAGAAGAAGAGACCACGACCGCGCTGGAAAACAAATCTTGTGGGGCAGCAACAGCTCAGGTGGCGACGCACGCCGCTACTGGGACGCATTCCGGGCTGGTCACCGCCCGTCCCGGCCATCGGTCCCTGGCGCGCCATTCGACTCGAACAAGCCAGTGCGTCTCTGACCGACATTCATCTCACGACCCGGCTCGAAGGAACGACGGGCATCGTCTCGCTCAGCGCGGACCTGTCTGCCGCCGTGCCGATCGATCGAGTCCTTCTCCGCGTCGGCGAACTCGAATGCAACATCGAGATCACCAAGGGCGGCCGAGCAGACACCACAGGCAGCGATGTCCGACTCAGCGGAGAACTGCGGGTGCCAGACGCGCCGTTGTGGTGGCCGCATACGCACGGCTCGCAACCGCAGCTTCCGTGTCGCGTCGTACTGGAGTCTGGTTCCAATCAATTCACTTTGCATCATCGATCCGTCGGCTTTCGAACGCTAAGCGTCTGTCGCGAGCAAGGGTTTTCGCTGAGCATCAACGGCGAGCCGATCTACTGCCGTGGTGCGTGCTGGACCGTCTCGAACGTCTTCACGTTGGATGGAACGGAACAGTCGTTGCGCCACGACTTGACACTGGCGCGCGAGGCCGGCGCCAACATGCTGCGCGTGGTCGGCACGATGATCTATGAAAGCGACACGTTCTATCGCTTGTGCGACGAACTGGGAATTCTGGTCTGGCAGGACATGATGTTCGCCAACATGGATTACCCCGTGGATGATCCCGCGTTCGCCGCCAATATTGAATCCGAGGCCACCGAACAACTGCGACGACTGGCGAGTCACCCGAGCATCGTCGTCTATTGCGGCAACAGCGAAGTCGAACAACAAGCCGCCATGCTGGGCATGCCGCGTGAGCGCTGGAGCAACCCCTGGTTCGCAGAGCGACTGCCGGCGCTCTGTGCGGAACTGCATCCCGGTACAACCTACGTCCCTTCGACACCAACGGGCGGCGTCCTGCCATTCCATCCGTCGACGGGGATCAGTCATTTTTATGGTGTGGGTGCGTACCTTCGCCCCCCCACCGAACTCCGTCAGGCCGGCGTAAAGTTCACACCCGAATGTTTGGGCTTCGCCAATCTACCCGAACCGGACACGATCAATCTGATCACCGAAGGCGCCCTGCCGACGATGCACCATCCAAAATGGAAACAGCGAGTTCCACGCGACACCGGTGCGGGCTGGGACTTCGAAGATGTCCGGGACCACTACTTAAAACAACTGTTTAACGTCGATCCGGTGATGCTTCGATCGACCGATATGCCTCGATATCTGGACCTCAGCCGCGTCGTCCCGGGCGAGATGATGGCCCAGACCTTCTCCGAATGGCGGAGCAGTCACAGTGAAAATCGTGGTGGCTTGGTCTGGTTCTTCAAAGATCTATGGCCCGCAGCAGGCTGGGGCCTCATCGACAGCACCGGCCTGCCCAAAGCCACCTACTACTTCTTGAAACGGACGTGGCGCAATCGCCAGATCGTCATCACGGACGAAGGCTTGAATGGACTGCACATTCATAGCATCAACGAATCGAACGAAAGATGGACAGGGTCCGTCGAAGTCACGTTATGGAAAGAACCCAACGTCATTGTTGCACGTAAAGAGGTACCACTGGAACTGCCGGCACGCGGACGTCAGTGCATCAGCGCCGATGAAGTGCTGGGCAGCTTCTACGACGCGAACTATGCCTATCGATTCGGTCCGCCACATCATGACGTCGTGATTGTTTCACTGCTCGACGCGGATCGTCGGATCATCAGCGATGCCTCATATTTCGTCCGGAGACGCGAGTCGATCATGGCCTCGGCAACCATCAATACCGAGGTCAGACAGACCAGCCCGACAGAATGCCAATTGACGATCGAATCGGATCGGTTTCTGCATGATGTCCGTCTGCGTATCGGGGGATTCCGCCCGGATGACAACGACTTTCATTTGCCGCCGCAGCGAAAGAAAGTTGTCCGATTGATTGCAACCGGAACACGGCCGAGTGTCCTCCGCGGCGAGATCGAAGCGTTGAATCTCGAGACGCCGACGTCGGTTTCTCTCATCCTGAATCGAGACGAACAATGA
- a CDS encoding DUF1839 family protein — translation MSNHVFPLDPTTYQRHAIHSGERQWAETNCYVDVWIELLHAWGFEPIAALPFTLTADFEGDQWTFFKFPHVDLYQLFGLEIQELMIWRPLVKHLEEQVSLGRPVLVELDSYYLPDTAGTAYQREHMKSTVAVIEIDPANQHLGYFHGQGYYHLSGDDFAKILHLSGFPHPSVLPPYVEIVKRSNALALVGEALTRASVDRLKVELHKLPAANPFHKFKPRFEADLQWLANEPIETFHQYSFATLRQFGACYELSATYLKWLQARGIARLERAIDVYEGLSSGAKTMQFQLARAMARKRTLDLTPIDQMATQWQLATDDLKSLFLLAD, via the coding sequence ATGAGCAACCACGTCTTCCCGCTCGACCCAACGACGTACCAACGGCACGCCATTCATAGCGGCGAACGTCAGTGGGCCGAGACGAATTGCTATGTCGACGTCTGGATCGAACTCCTGCATGCCTGGGGTTTCGAACCGATCGCGGCATTGCCATTCACATTGACCGCGGATTTCGAAGGCGATCAGTGGACGTTCTTCAAATTTCCGCACGTCGACCTGTATCAGTTATTCGGACTTGAGATTCAAGAACTGATGATCTGGCGACCGCTGGTCAAGCACCTGGAAGAACAAGTCAGCCTGGGGCGACCGGTCCTGGTCGAACTTGACTCGTACTACCTTCCCGACACCGCCGGAACCGCGTACCAGCGCGAACATATGAAATCGACCGTCGCCGTGATCGAGATCGATCCGGCGAATCAGCATCTGGGCTATTTCCACGGTCAAGGCTACTACCACCTGAGCGGCGACGACTTTGCCAAGATCCTGCACCTGTCAGGTTTCCCGCACCCTTCGGTGCTTCCACCGTATGTCGAAATCGTCAAACGCAGCAACGCCTTGGCCCTCGTCGGCGAGGCTCTGACGCGTGCCTCGGTTGATCGCCTGAAGGTCGAACTGCACAAACTGCCCGCGGCAAATCCGTTCCACAAGTTCAAACCGCGCTTCGAAGCCGATTTGCAATGGTTGGCCAATGAGCCAATTGAAACTTTCCATCAATACTCGTTTGCCACCCTGCGTCAATTCGGTGCCTGTTACGAACTGTCGGCAACCTATCTGAAATGGCTGCAGGCGCGCGGCATCGCGCGTCTCGAACGAGCGATTGACGTCTACGAAGGATTGTCCAGCGGCGCAAAAACGATGCAGTTCCAACTCGCCCGCGCCATGGCCCGGAAGCGAACCTTGGACTTGACACCGATTGATCAAATGGCCACCCAGTGGCAGCTTGCCACCGACGATTTGAAATCGCTTTTTCTGCTGGCCGATTGA
- a CDS encoding amino acid--[acyl-carrier-protein] ligase, giving the protein MCISNDVLTASYQAYLDQLTKAGLLIPLGVKGLYGHSGVFENIIEQFEHLVTQRAKGFKAEVMRFPAILNRQAYLKTNHLETFPDLMGSVHSFTGNERDHVKLLQKRAAGEDWTRDLTPTEVMMTPAACYPLYPTATGTLPAQGRLVDLRSFVFRHEPSIDPCRMQIFRQREFVRLGTPEQALEHRNHWLNLGEEILNSVGLKVERVLANDPFFGRGGRMMAATQKEQDLKYELVIAVASTEKPTAITSCNCHLDHFGHSFEIKTDDGQYAHSSCIGFGLERIALALFKTHGLDPDHWPADIKNLLAL; this is encoded by the coding sequence ATGTGCATCTCGAACGATGTGCTGACCGCCTCTTACCAGGCTTACCTCGATCAATTGACCAAAGCGGGACTCTTGATCCCCTTGGGCGTCAAAGGCCTGTACGGACACAGCGGTGTTTTCGAAAACATCATCGAACAGTTCGAGCATCTTGTGACGCAGCGTGCCAAGGGGTTCAAAGCCGAGGTGATGCGGTTCCCGGCGATCCTGAATCGTCAGGCCTATCTGAAAACGAATCACCTCGAAACCTTTCCCGATTTGATGGGTTCGGTTCACAGCTTCACCGGCAACGAACGCGATCACGTCAAGCTGCTGCAAAAGCGAGCTGCAGGTGAAGACTGGACGCGCGATCTGACACCTACCGAAGTCATGATGACGCCCGCAGCCTGTTATCCGCTTTATCCGACGGCGACGGGAACATTGCCCGCACAAGGCCGACTGGTCGATCTGCGATCGTTCGTGTTTCGCCACGAACCGTCGATCGATCCCTGCCGCATGCAGATCTTCCGCCAGCGCGAGTTCGTGCGGCTCGGAACGCCCGAGCAAGCTCTTGAACATCGCAATCACTGGCTGAACCTGGGTGAAGAGATCCTGAATAGCGTGGGCCTGAAAGTCGAACGCGTCCTCGCCAATGATCCCTTCTTCGGTCGCGGCGGACGAATGATGGCCGCCACGCAAAAAGAACAGGACCTGAAATACGAACTGGTGATCGCCGTGGCGAGCACCGAAAAGCCCACCGCCATCACGTCGTGCAACTGCCATCTCGATCACTTCGGACATTCATTCGAAATCAAGACCGACGACGGTCAATACGCACACTCGTCCTGTATCGGGTTCGGCCTGGAACGGATTGCCCTGGCACTGTTCAAAACGCATGGCCTTGATCCGGATCACTGGCCCGCCGACATCAAGAATTTACTCGCACTATGA